A region of Lycium barbarum isolate Lr01 chromosome 3, ASM1917538v2, whole genome shotgun sequence DNA encodes the following proteins:
- the LOC132632857 gene encoding exocyst complex component EXO70E2-like — translation MDDDKSAEQHVIAAAHHLVKALQAGTSLSNEVRRTLADLDIHLAAMTEPKEDETASLREIEGRFESAQTKIMSLQSNYLKIWDAGPSELLEYLQNVEEIQIIIVSLENMVPNKNRKQNRLANQAHSVLQIAMVRLQEEVINILSQSKQCFGHEYVSFHSCEEIDLIEDDSIEGTSFRESTSRAESEECIMDLVHPGVVPHIKSIAHLMFTSHYIQEFCQVFIRFWKAALREYLKLFCMQNISIEDVLSMEWICLNCRIKKWCKATKNVIAVYLPSEKNLFDQILGEFGSFSSTCFIEASKDAILCLLNFGHAVAIGPLRPERLFCLLDMYDLLRDLCQEVDAMFCENQGSFIKMEYQELLKNLGDSAKAIFLGLGNCIASNTSTTPFQGGRVHPLTKYVINYFMLLSEYCDTLRYLVVENSGGVIDALVRLDVSSEFSCPLALHLQSVASMLESNLEKKSNLYKDDSLKHIFLMNNIHYMVQKIKNSKMRTCFGDDWIKKHIVKYLQHEKSYERITWSPILSLITGYENSGEAVLKERCRNFSIAFEDVYKNQTGWTIPDIELRDDLRISTALKVIHAYRTFVGQVKKSISEKHIKYTEDDLEKYLLDFFQGSAKSLNHHWRR, via the coding sequence ATGGATGATGATAAATCGGCGGAACAACATGTCATTGCTGCAGCTCATCACCTTGTGAAGGCGTTACAAGCCGGGACAAGCTTGAGCAATGAAGTGAGAAGAACTCTAGCCGATCTTGACATTCATTTGGCTGCTATGACTGAACCAAAAGAGGATGAGACCGCAAGTCTCAGAGAGATTGAAGGTAGGTTCGAGTCAGCTCAGACAAAAATCATGAGCTTGCAGTCGAATTATTTGAAGATATGGGATGCTGGTCCTTCTGAACTTCTTGAGTATCTGCAAAACGTAGAAGAAATTCAGATAATAATAGTGAGCTTGGAAAATATGGTGCCAAACAAGAACAGGAAACAAAATAGACTTGCTAACCAAGCTCATAGTGTGTTGCAAATTGCAATGGTAAGGCTGCAGGAAGAAGTTATCAACATTCTTTCGCAGAGTAAGCAGTGTTTTGGTCATGAATATGTGTCGTTCCACTCTTGTGAAGAGATCGACTTGATTGAGGATGACTCAATAGAGGGAACATCTTTCAGGGAGAGTACTAGTAGAGCTGAATCAGAAGAATGTATAATGGATTTAGTCCATCCAGGTGTTGTTCCTCATATAAAGTCTATTGCACATCTGATGTTCACTTCACATTATATTCAGGAATTTTGCCAGGTTTTTATCAGATTCTGGAAAGCTGCATTGCGTGAATACTTAAAGCTTTTCTGTATGCAAAATATCAGTATTGAAGATGTGCTGAGCATGGAGTGGATTTGCTTGAATTGCAGAATTAAGAAGTGGTGCAAGGCAACGAAGAATGTCATTGCAGTCTATCTCCCTAGTGAGAAAAACCTCTTTGATCAGATCCTTGGTGAGTTTGGATCTTTTAGTTCAACCTGTTTCATTGAGGCTTCAAAGGATGCCATATTGTGTCTTTTGAATTTTGGCCACGCTGTAGCTATTGGTCCCCTTCGACCAGAACGCCTTTTTTGTTTACTCGATATGTATGACCTTCTACGAGATCTTTGTCAAGAAGTGGATGCTATGTTCTGTGAAAACCAAGGTAGTTTCATTAAAATGGAGTACCAGGAACTCCTGAAAAATCTTGGAGATTCTGCAAAAGCAATCTTTCTAGGGTTGGGGAATTGCATTGCTTCAAACACTTCAACAACTCCCTTCCAAGGAGGAAGAGTTCACCCGCTAACCAAGTACGTTATCAATTATTTCATGCTTCTATCAGAGTATTGTGATACCTTGAGGTACCTCGTGGTAGAGAACTCGGGTGGAGTTATTGATGCACTGGTCAGGCTTGACGTTTCTTCTGAATTCTCATGTCCATTGGCTCTTCACTTGCAGTCAGTAGCATCCATGCTTGAATCCAACCTTGAAAAAAAGTCCAATTTATATAAAGATGATTCTTTGAAGCACATCTTTTTGATGAACAACATCCATTACATGGTCCAGAAAATCAAGAACTCCAAAATGAGAACTTGTTTTGGTGATGACTGGATAAAGAAACATATTGTAAAATACTTGCAGCACGAAAAAAGCTACGAGAGAATAACATGGAGTCCTATTCTGTCTTTAATAACCGGTTATGAGAATTCAGGGGAGGCAGTTCTGAAGGAGAGGTGCAGAAATTTCAGTATTGCTTTTGAGGATGTGTACAAGAACCAGACAGGATGGACTATTCCAGACATTGAGCTTCGAGATGATTTGAGAATTTCAACCGCGTTAAAGGTTATTCATGCCTATCGGACATTTGTTGGACAGGTGAAGAAATCTATCAGTGAAAAGCACATCAAGTACACTGAAGATGACTTGGAGAAGTATCTCCTTGATTTTTTTCAAGGTTCAGCGAAGTCACTTAATCATCATTGGAGGAGGTGA
- the LOC132632858 gene encoding presenilin-like protein At2g29900: MDSNRKPKSVLDSVGEEIVRIITPVSICMLLVVILVSVLNNDSDSSGSSFPSIATYAYTENSSDSNWDKLKGALLNALVFVVVVTAVTFLLVLLFYFRCTKFLKYYMGFSSFLVLGFMGGEISLFLIGKFRVPIDCVTFGLSLFNFTVVGVLAVFMSKTAIIITQGYLVVIGVLVAYWFTLLPEWTTWVLLVAMALYDLAAVLLPGGPLRLLVELAISRDEDIPALVYEARPVINPDSVPRGAVVQRRVWRETRDNDLGSDENLDSTSNLNSTVNSGLESNSGLERLGDENERNGVDVEDGQVSRADSELAAPLIQHRINVRMNLQEGGSNDDFALEGIGLGSSGAIKLGLGDFIFYSVLVARAAMYDFMTVYACYLAIIAGLGITLMLLAFYQKALPALPVSVLLGVLFYLLTRLLLETFVVQCSMNLLMF; encoded by the coding sequence ATGGACTCAAATCGAAAGCCCAAAAGCGTTCTTGATTCTGTGGGTGAAGAAATAGTGAGAATCATTACACCAGTCTCAATTTGCATGCTCTTGGTAGTCATTCTTGTTTCAGTCCTAAACAATGATTCAGATTCCTCAGGCTCTTCATTTCCCTCTATAGCCACATATGCCTATACTGAAAACAGCTCTGACTCAAATTGGGACAAATTAAAAGGTGCCCTTTTGAATGCTTTagtctttgttgttgttgttactgctGTTACATTccttttggtgttacttttctACTTCAGGTGTACCAAATTCTTGAAATACTACATGggtttctcttcttttcttgttTTGGGATTTATGGGTGGTGAAATATCTCTGTTCTTGATTGGGAAATTCAGGGTCCCTATTGATTGTGTTACTTTTGGTTTGAGTTTGTTTAATTTCACTGTTGTTGGGGTTTTAGCTGTGTTTATGTCGAAAACGGCGATTATAATTACTCAAGGGTATTTGGTTGTTATTGGAGTGTTGGTTGCTTATTGGTTTACACTTTTGCCTGAATGGACTACTTGGGTGCTTTTAGTTGCTATGGCATTGTATGATCTTGCGGCTGTTTTGTTGCCTGGTGGGCCTTTAAGGCTACTTGTTGAGCTTGCAATATCTAGGGATGAAGATATCCCGGCTTTGGTTTATGAGGCCCGGCCTGTTATCAATCCTGATTCGGTTCCAAGGGGTGCTGTTGTGCAAAGGAGAGTGTGGAGAGAAACACGGGACAATGATTTGGGATCCGATGAAAATTTGGACTCTACGTCTAACTTGAATTCAACTGTCAATTCTGGTTTGGAATCAAATTCTGGTCTTGAAAGGCTCGGTGATGAGAATGAGAGGAATGGGGTTGATGTGGAGGATGGTCAAGTTTCAAGAGCAGATTCTGAGCTGGCTGCGCCGTTAATTCAGCATAGGATAAATGTCCGAATGAATTTACAGGAAGGGGGGTCGAATGATGATTTTGCACTTGAAGGAATTGGTTTGGGATCATCAGGTGCTATTAAGCTGGGGCTAGGAGACTTCATATTCTACAGTGTATTAGTAGCCAGGGCTGCCATGTATGATTTCATGACAGTTTATGCATGCTATCTTGCTATCATAGCTGGTCTAGGTATCACTCTGATGCTGCTTGCATTTTATCAGAAAGCTTTGCCTGCTCTTCCTGTGTCCGTTCTGCTAGGTGTCTTGTTTTATTTGTTAACTCGGCTATTGCTCGAGACTTTTGTTGTACAATGTTCGATGAACCTGTTGATGTTTTAG
- the LOC132632859 gene encoding uncharacterized protein LOC132632859 → MDIWVVAAAAGAGYIAQHWKNLLRSRHDLLESSPGSPSFVRSESLSRIQQVLDKNCSSPVETPRTKLGECTNSCDFDISNLTSGLPSDKELQGDQGGSICDNINEPGNESLLVPSTAELAFSYGSSRKKSNLRSRRKMGHLIKPLNSLESCLMAQLYKEHGEVEDYIFSSKSSPWTTTARSFVVTDGSKIISRGNSNSLSAPRGAGHHKQQDDFSAMNTVFGVPQLPSVGSMELLRKDKVKDHSGRFSGSIRMKNEKRSSLQGSSHGVLLFCLGISVGIISSFWKNRNEMDKLTELLRQSENLVQDLHEELEMKDSLTVKELPTEDCESEDTHNDPSNNEALHAPSPKGKLDKSSTNDDEECRSQKTEEESMSKIEAELEAELERLESSMNSSKLKGKLAELDELDPDFVPDLAKGELRTELFNRQPGDQPYADQDGSGTSTPHPVNYAVSPRELSLRLHEVLQSQLEERLKELEMALQNSDRKVRYMEAELVSSWKDSSNSEAGSSSTHGSPVMKVEQRTADQPMVINLNGDAVDAYNEAYDMFTRLNSEEEDVVVASGVKDNNHQENSRSHERSFDWIENGRMNDESDDEMEKLLIRSIVEKARKGSPAVLNVQRALFSLDDNEH, encoded by the exons ATGGATATTTGGGTTGTGGCTGCAGCTGCCGGTGCTGGATATATCGCCCAGCATTGGAAAAACCTCTTAAGAAGTAGGCATGATTTGTTAGAATCATCTCCAGGGAGTCCTAGTTTTGTAAGAAGTGAGTCGTTATCGCGTATACAACAAGTCCTGGATAAGAACTGTTCCTCCCCTGTAGAAACACCGAGAACGAAATTAGGTGAATGTACCAATTCATGTGATTTTGATATTTCCAATTTAACCTCTGGGTTGCCGAGTGATAAAGAACTTCAAGGAGATCAGGGTGGAAGCATATGTGATAACATCAATGAACCGGGAAATGAGTCGTTACTTGTCCCTTCTACGGCTGAATTGGCTTTTTCTTATGGTAGTTCAAGGAAAAAGAGCAACCTTAGGAGTAGACGAAAAATGGGGCATCTTATAAAGCCTCTAAATTCTCTAGAAAGTTGTCTCATGGCTCAGTTATACAAGGAACATGGTGAAGTTGAAGACTATATTTTCAGTTCAAAGTCATCGCCATGGACAACAACTGCGAGGTCTTTTGTAGTTACTGACGGGAGCAAAATTATAAGCAGAGGTAATTCTAATTCTTTAAGTGCCCCGAGAGGTGCTGGACATCATAAGCAGCAGGATGATTTTTCAGCGATGAATACTGTATTTGGAGTCCCTCAACTACCTAGTGTTGGATCCATGGAGCTCCTGAGGAAAGACAAGGTGAAAGATCATTCTGGAAGATTTAGTGGTTCCATTAGAATGAAAAATGAGAAACGCAGCAGTTTACAAG GATCATCTCATGGTGTGCTTCTTTTCTGTCTTGGAATATCTGTGGGCATAATATCATCTTTCTGGAAAAATAGAAATGAAATGGATAAATTAACTGAGTTGCTGAGACAGTCAGAGAATTTGGTTCAAGATCTACATGAGGAACTTGAGATGAAAGATTCATTAACCGTGAAAGAGCTTCCCACTGAAGATTGTGAGTCAGAAGATACACATAATGATCCTTCAAACAATGAAGCTTTACATGCACCTTCCCCTAAAGGGAAGTTGGATAAGTCGTCAACAAATGACGATGAGGAGTGTCGAAGCCAGAAGACAGAGGAAGAATCCATGAGTAAAATTGAAGCAGAGCTTGAAGCTGAATTGGAGAGGTTAGAATCAAGTATGAACTCGTCTAAGTTGAAGGGGAAACTCGCAGAACTAGATGAA CTTGATCCAGACTTTGTGCCAGATCTAGCCAAGGGGGAGTTAAGAACTGAACTCTTCAATAGACAACCCGGAGATCAACCTTATGCGGATCAGGATGGTAGCGGAACCTCGACCCCTCATCCTGTCAACTATGCTGTCTCGCCAAGAGAGCTGAGCTTGCGGCTGCACGAAGTCCTCCAATCACAATTAGAAGAACGCCTCAAGGAGCTTGAGATGGCACTTCAGAACAGTGACAGGAAAGTTCGGTATATGGAAGCAGAACTCGTAAGTTCTTGGAAGGATTCCTCAAACAGTGAAGCGGGATCTTCTTCCACCCACGGTAGTCCTGTAATGAAAGTGGAACAGCGTACAGCAGATCAGCCAATGGTAATCAATTTAAACGGTGATGCTGTAGATGCATATAACGAGGCTTATGACATGTTCACAAGGTTAAATTCAGAGGAGGAGGATGTTGTTGTTGCATCAGGAGTTAAGGACAACAACCACCAAGAAAACTCGCGTTCACATGAACGTAGCTTTGACTGGATTGAAAATGGTAGGATGAATGATGAAAGTGATGATGAGATGGAAAAGTTGTTAATTAGGAGTATTGTGGAGAAAGCCAGGAAAGGCTCTCCGGCAGTTTTAAATGTGCAGAGAGCATtgttctcacttgatgataatgAACATTGA